In Anopheles arabiensis isolate DONGOLA chromosome 2, AaraD3, whole genome shotgun sequence, the genomic window GGAACCAATTTCATGCTGCGATACGAAGCTGCAGTTTTACAGTGAAGTGGCAAGGCaaagtggcagcagcagcaacgaaaaaacacTCATTCACACGAAACAGCGGCACGATCCGGTGTGCTTTGCTTATCATGGGGTCCCCCCCGCGCTCAAACATGGGTCTCAGGGTCAATCTGACCCTTAGCATTAGTAGCATCACCGGggagtgtacgtgtgtgtgtttgtagtcCATTGCAACAGAGAAGAAGAGgattatgcaaaaaaaacacacacacacacacacacagaatccATAACATCCCATCAACGGTAACCcacgaattaaaaaaaaacaacccatttGGCTGATGATTTGCGGgcaaccttctttttttggagGGAGAGAGATGCCCCAACCGCTGTCGTTTTGTGTGGTTACGGCGATAGGAAATAGTTCGTTTAGCAGTATATATTGGCAATAAAAAATCTCGCACACAAACTGAAGGGGGAACCTTTGCTGAAGGGGAATAGCGGTTTGATAGTCACAGACAGACAGGAAAGAGAATAAAACTCGGATCAGATTTTTAcggtcgtgtttttttgtggaagATAGCGTGTGAGATGAGCAAACGATTTTATCGTTCGTGGAATTTGGGATGCTTTAGTTTGATTACCTATAGCGCAAATTGTTCTTTTTGGGAATtgaaaggtgcaaaaaaaTGCAAGTTTGTTAGATTGATTCAGTTCTATAGAAAGCAAAAATCAcgttggtgccgtgaccaggatccAAGAAGCTTTGCTCGCGATAAAAACGTTACAGTGTTCAGTTTTTCACCCATTTTTCATTGAATCAATCAGCCAGTAAAGCAAATTCGATCAAATAGGAACGTTTGTTGTACTTGTCTAGCTaaaattcttgttttttttactccatTTTCAACATAATATTCATCAGTAATGCGTGCAATATTGCAACATGATCTTGCAAGATAAAAACAGTCACcattttatgtcatttttGACGATCACTTTGACGAACGAGTTTGGAACACTGGCTCTGTTGAATGTGTTTTGAGCTAAATCTCGCCTACTTTGTATCCCACCGATTGAGTCTGAAATCTCCATGGAGACTCACTCCCACTCCGTGTACTGTGCGGCTTTATTATCAAGATGTGCTTCTAATTTTGCaatcaaaaacaatcaaactaaTGATCAACGgtcaactctctctctctccctctctccctctcactctATCCAATCCAACAACcccacatacacgcacacaaaccgGTTAAAGAGCACACGCACAGTATACAGAAAAGTGTTGGGGCTTTGgaatagaaataaaagaagcgaaatgggggaaaaacgaCCCTATCAGCTGGGCGGCAGAGTATCGGAAGTTTTATCTTGCAACAAACCCTGTTGTACACTGTAGCTATGTTTGCGATGAGTAGGAAATGAATTTTCTCCGAAATATTCTTGCTTGCTTATccgtatctttttttttacatgttttacaTGTAAACATTCCAACGAGCGGTACAATAGTGTAGCTTATCGGTCATATTTATTCTATCGTACCGTGTTTGATCGTTGTCTCTCTGACTCACCACACATAACGCCGACCCACCCGTACTATTTGCCCCGTTCGTGTTGACTTTCATGTTTGCTGGATGTTGTAGCGGGTgttgatttgattgatttctcCCTCAAATTTTACAACCAACCAAACGGTTGTGTTTGTAGGCTGTTTCCGCAACGTGCAAAGAATTCGGCCAAAATAACCAACACTTCACATCGCACGCCTATAACATATGTAGTATGTCATGATCACGGGGCAGAAGCGTCACTGCGGGTGATTTATGAGCGGCATATATTCGCTTACTTTCACCcttttggtttgtgtgtgtgttttatgaaatcatccattttttttatctctgtTGTGATACAACCGGAACCGATAAAAAGGGGTGGAAACTCAATCTCCCAGTGCGATcttgcgcgcgtgtgtgtataggAGAGCATGATCAACTGATATTGCAGCACTACACTGCCAAACGCCAATCTCTTCACGCCGTTTGTCACAACCAAATGGTCGCACATTCAAATGGTGAACCGTTTCGTTATCGACCATTTATATTCTgcaaagaaagcgaaaacaaaTGAGCGGCACACAACCGTCACAAATACCCATGTTTTGTTGGGCGGCTTTCTTCAGTGCGCCATTGCCGGggctttccttttgcttttcgaGGTGCGTTTTTTGTCAGTACCGTGGGCAAGGTGTCgcccagccacacacacacacacacacacacagaggcagccaaaataaacaaacaaacgcacaaaaagCACCCGCATCATTCAGCACCGGTAGCGTCTTTTGttaagtatgtgtgtgtatctgtgtgccTCTTAAGTCGCTAGATTTGCATAAAAACGTCGGAAGGAAAAGGCACACACGGCAATGGTCATTATTGTTTCACTCCAACATACGAACCAAAACTGCGATTTTCTCTTTCCGTCTTCCGAGTTTTAGCTGGGCAGCTTTTTTGGAGGAAGGAAGTGAGAAAGGGGCCCGCAAATGGGGCGCAATCATCAAGAGTGGTGCACAATAACAAACTGCTTCAAAATGATGATGCTGGCCTGCGCGTCTGAATTCAGCATTGCGGAAATAAcatgaaagtgaaagaaataaTGGCAGAAAAGACAAACACCACAACAAGGCTGGATGAGACAAATACAGATTGATCCATCATTTAAAACACTCCACAAACACTGGGAAGTAAGAGAAAAATAGGGAAATTGGTTTTGAAGCGATCGATGTTGTGACTGGTATAATGATTTCTGTCGCTGTTTTTGGAGTCACTTGCCGCGCCTAAGGGATGGCTTTACAGCGTTTACCCATGTTTGGTGCTACTTCAAAAACTCCCTTCTTTTTCGAGGGGGATGATATCATTTTGGTAATGAGAAACCGTCAACGCAGGATGTTAATTGCTTGATGTTtgaggtgtgtttgtgccaaagaagGGATCGTGGAACAGATGACTTCAAGCTTTTGAGCTTTTGAGGCTCAATCAAACGTGAGCTTAGGTGTGCGTTCTTTTTCCCCTAAATATGAGTCATGGTTGTAGATTGAGTTCCTAGATACAGGGGTTTTTAGGGGTTCTCAGGAAGCTGTGGGACGCTACCTTAATTCTTTCTTAACGGAATTGgtcttaatgtaatgggaattgaacTCCGTAGCAatcttgttggacaaatccaataagaaTTTCTAAGGAGCCTGTTCAAAATAGATTACCATAGAGACCAATATagatcatatgaagttcagtTCCGATAGGAaaaagtcaaggaagtgtcccacaactatgaggaaaaccctgtaatgcttgccaaaaaacaaatgtgtcaaaaatcatttaaaattcTATTTTACTTCCCGCATGCGACGCTTTTCCCATtcaatgtttgtgtgtcttcACTTACCACTCCAAGGGTATGCTGGTTAGACACGGAGGTTAGCTGAGGTTAGACACGGAGAACCCCCTCGAAAAGTGCGGATGACAAAAGCCAATTGCACCCAAGCTGGAATTGTCCGCCACCCAGATCGCACAAACACAATCCGAATGCCGACAACTGGCACTGACTCTCCGTCGCCACAAGCAGCTATTCAAACCGACACGGACACACCTCTTCTAACAcctcaaacacacatgcacctGTGTACGAGTATGAACAGAATGGGACAGAgtgagatagagaaagagagagaaaaaacaacatagaATGCATCCAGGAAACCATTAGACATGCAAACGGACGGCTTAAAAACTGTCCAGCTAGTAGCTGCGGCTGAATCACTTTTaatcgatacacacacaccgtcaccGTACACCCTTCCCCCGCCCTTTTGCATACAAAACGATCGTACAGTGATGATCGGACCCGGCGCATTCACACACTAATgtcacgctgctgctgctgctgctgccgttgctttTTTGCGCATTTAATAATTAGTGTGCTTGTGCgtggtggtttgatttttgcttCTCGATTTTCACACACGTTCAGTGCCACTTTTCGCAATACAGaacaaatgaaacacaaactgCACGTGCattcaaaacagcaaaaccgtTAGACAAATGGTTGCCAGCGCACTCCCGGAACTACACGCAAATCCTTTCTATTCTGTACGCAAACAACAACCGGCAATCGGTCGTTTTGCTGTAGCATCAAAAACTACCAGCAGCAAGCAACTTAAATTCATCTCTCACCGGGCCTGTGCCTAATTGTGATTCCTAGTCACGTACTTGCCCGTACACGTACAACCcgtcctacacacacacactcacactgccGTCACCGTCACAAAATAGGTTGGGATTGTTTTGGgacacttttattttgcttttgatttgtGCACGCTTTCTTGCTCACCTAAGGGGGGAAAACCCGAAACGGCCAAACACGGAAAAGCAGACCAAACCAggcacaaacacgcgcgcgtacacacagagacacggACACGAACACACACCGAACGAGTGTCTCACGCGGTACGAAGCACACGCATGCTTCCACGGGAACGGTTCGACGTGAAATGCGCTAGTGAATCGGTGATCTTGCCTAGACGGCTGATGGTGCCGCCAAGAGCTGCTTCGATGCGGTGTCCGGATGATCGTCGGATTCATCCGTTCATTCATTCGTACGTTCATCATCTCTAATAGTGTTCATTTGAAGTAAACGGTGGCGTAAGTGTGATATTCTCAGTATTAGAGATCGTTGAATTGGAAtcgtttttaataaaaataaattactgaGTAGTTAGTTAAAAAGTAGTTAACACAAACATtcaatataaattataaagaGAAACTGCATTGCAACAAATATGTAACTTTCTGCAAATTcccttttgtcattttttgtaGAGCACTGTATGCTGTACTGATGACAtgagattgcatacttttaggctcATTTCATCTTTCCATCCATAGCCATGGACACAATTAAAGCAGCACTTGTTTTTAAAcgcaatttattttttaagtaaaCTTATTCCCAAATCTGAAATTTAACGATACATCTTTtacactcgctctctctttctcttttccatttaattattcattttttcgcTTACTTTTACGCTTTCCGCCGAGCAAATTCGATACAGCCCGGCGTACCAAAAGCACTCCTCCGATCAACCCAATCACCAGCAATCCAACCACATCAAGCAACGCGAAGCTAACCCACGGAAGATCCAACCCGGCCGATCGCAGCTGTGGTGCCCCCTTGTACCGCATCACATACTCTATCCAGTACACGGACTCCTCCAGCGCCGGCACTGGCCGATCGCGGAAGATCTGCGAAACCTTGTCCACGTTCTTCTTGTAGCTCGGATTGTACAGCACCTCCTCCAGCGCCCAGCGGAACGATTCCTCCGTAATGTTGGGGAAGTACAGCTTCACCGCGTACCCGCCCAGCGTGGCCTTGTTCATGTTCAGGTGCTGATCGCAGTAGATCGGTATACCGACCATCGGCACCGCCCGATGCACACCTTCCTGCGTGCCCAACAGCCCACCGTGCGTAATAAACACCTTCACATTGCGATGGCCCAGTATGTCGCTCTGGGGCAACCAGCTGCGCACGAGCACGTTCGGGGGCAGGTTGCGAATGCGCTCATCCTCAAACTTCCACACGACCCGTTGCTTCAGCGCACCAAACACCTTCAGTATGATGGACAGCTTCTCCGGTGGCATGTCCGCTGAGCGGAGGTTTGTGCCGAGACTGAAATAGATCACGCCATCCGTTGCACCGTCGATGAACGTTTGCAGATCGTCCGGAAGACGTTTGGGCGGTTTGATGTGTAAACCACCGACCTGCACCAAGCCGGGCACTTTGGCACGGGTCGACGTAAGGGGTGGATAGCTGTTGAGCAGAATGACCGACACTTGACGTTCCAGATCGCTCAGCCGGGGCAGTGGACCGGGCAGAAATGAGAAATACTTGTCCGCCATTGCTTGCTGCTCGGGAAGATAGTACCAGGAGCGAAGCAGGAGCTCGTACGAACTGACGAAGGAGTTGTAAGCCCGTTCATAGAGTGACATGTGGTCGGTGAAGGGTAGAAACTCGTGCGGAACGTGTGACCACGCGTTCATCAAACCCATCATTGGGCCCATGTACTGTGCGAACCCGAACGTACCTGTGTGTTTGGGGTTGTGGTAAAGGAACATTAAACATTGCTTCTACACTGTCACATGATCATTGCTCACCTATGGACACGATCGGCACTTTATACTTGTGTGCCAGCATCAGGTACGCTTCCTGATAGAACTGTTCCGCAAGCAGCAGATCGAACTGCGTCTTATCATTACGCAGAAACTCCATCACATTGTCCCGAGTGAACGCATACTCGGCCGTTTGAAGACCCAGCGGATACAGAAAGTCCATCAGCATCTGGTGCACCGAGATGTCGGTAAGATCGTACAGCGAGTCCACCTTAACCGATTTGCCCCAAAAGTCGTAGATCGGCGAGATCACAATCTCGGTAAGGTTTGGGTGTGCACTTTTCCTCGGATAGTTGGTGATGACGGTCACCTCATGGCCCCGATCGAGTAGCTCCTCCAGGATGCTACTGATCATCATCCAGTGGCTACGCCCCGGGAACACATTCACGGAAAGGATCCGTGAACCAAGCGTCGTAGGCAGGGCGGTGGCAGCAACAAGACATACCAGCGGGAGAAGATGCTAATGTTTgcagaaaaattgaaaaaaaaggccAACCCAACAATCAAAAATCGCACAAAAAAGCGCTCTAATGTACTGGTGGTCGCAAGTGTAATTATTAATGCACTGCGAGGGCACAATTCGCATACAAAACATAATCAACCTTGTAAAGCACATTATACGCCGAGTCATGCTGTGTCACGTTCACAAGTGACTCTATCAGAGGAGGCATGATGACAAGCAGAAAAGCCAgcttgatttgtttgattatGATTGCAGCTTAGAATCACGCGATGTACAGTTCTTCAGTAGCAAGGAAATATACAGTTTCAACACAATTATGCTACtaaattataaaacaatttttggaATACAGTAAAGTTGATCCTTAAACTAACTTTCGTACCATTTTAGGGAGCAATTTGTACCCTCTCTTCCAGAGGCGGAACGAACCTTTACACAGACAGATCACAGCAAGTCACACGATCGTCTGCTGATACGATGTGACTCCAGTGAGAACTCAACTACAACTAAGCGTCGCTAGCGCACGCCACACTCTCATCGTCACGGTCAATGTCTAGACCTTGTTAGCCTTAGACGCACGCCTAGAAGCAGTCTTATCAAGTCAACCGAACTGTGCTGACCGTTCCGCATGTTGAAAGGGAACTTTCCCGGCTCACCTCAAGTGGACGATTAAGAGATGTTAGGAACatcaatgacgatgacggccacATGCGGTAGTCCCCCGATTGAAGCACCAGAACAGAGTCCGCTCATCACAGCAAAGTAGGCTTAGACTTATTGAAAATTATCGCAGCAAATCTAATCAGCTCATCGTCACGCAAGACACGCAGAGAATGCGCAAATTCAAGATGGCAACATATTGGATAGAACTAGATGAAACTCTAATTGACATatcgtttgcgtgtgtgttctattttttggagctaaacacacacacggtcgaCACGCTGGAGCAATTTTAGTGTAGGAAATGAATGACAATAATTACCTAATtttggctcaaagtctctataaaaataaacaaaaaataatagtaattaCCTAACCTTTCGCAACGTTCCAGTTGGCCGGACAGGCCGGGACGATTATGTGGGACGCCTGTAGAACGATTGTATTTATAGAGTTATCTCATAATCACAGTAGCCTGATTCTAAAATCTGATTACGATGACCACACTACACCGAGTACGGCTGCTTACTGTTTGCGTAATGTGAACGCGTTTGCTGTAAAGGATTATCATTTATGAGAAACAGCATCATGTAACAATCACATATCCCCAATACCTACCTGAATCGCTTGCCAAGAAACAAACTTTCGGATAAGCAGCAGTTGacgatcgttttgtttttggttgtaaCGATATCATATATTTTCCTCTTCTGTACAGAGTAGAtttgtttttcgtgttttgttttcttctccatgCTTCACTTTTCCACATTGCATTCCCAGCCCGCCCACGTGTTGCACCTATACCTTTTCCCGGCATTATacgcttgttttttgttgctgttgtaatCCCCATATTATTCTAAACACGCCACTACTGAATCCCTGCCACTTCCGTTTTGTGTTGCGAATTAGTCGTCTACCACCACCGTTGCCCACAGCAACGGCTGCTTTGCTGACGCGGCCTACCAGACCAACAGCATCAGCCCGATTTCACCACAGTATGCCACGCACGCGATTTTTGCTGCCCCATTTTGCTTGTCTGTGTGTAAGTGCTCGTCCTTTCTCTCCGCTCAAGTCCTTACGTTTCCACTATCTTTctcttggtttttttgttcattgatCGCGTATAATATCGTTTTGTGTTGCGTATGGGTTTTTCGAGATAAATTACACTGataaattgatttcattttttttaaatatcttgATGTATATATACGTGTGTTTTGcttcagatttttgtatatatataaggttttcttttgttttgtttgttgtatatatgtatatgtatagtCTCTGTGAACAATCTGACTGGAGAGCGAACGAACATTGTAATCGCCGCACACAGCGGATTTtcgagggaaaaaaacacaaaaaacgcacaTGATGATGAAGTAATGCAATTCTATGCTACCTAAAACACCACGAACTTTACAACAACTCCCATCGACGGCTGGAGGTCTTTGCTTCCTCCACTGTGTTGAATGACTAAACGCTGAATTCGTTTACTACGTAAGTATGTACACCGACAATGAAATCTAAACGCTTTTGACGCTAACGAACGCTTCCTTCTCTGTGTTTTATATACGGGGAGGGAAGATGTTGCCGAATTGTGTTCATACAACTTCTCTGTTTTTCGACTTCCGATAAATGTGTGGGTGTCTGTTTCTTTTGAATTGATGTTCTCGtttatatattgtttttttttattattaccatTTTGTAGTAGAAACGACAAGGACGCTCAGAGAATGAAGGACATAACAATGGATAACTTGTGTGGTAGCAAACAAATGGTATAGGATTGTTAACAACAGACGAAAGATTAGATCCTTCCTGAACAAGCCGgtgaaaagaacaaaacaaaaaaacgatacaacAACGTGTGCCAAATGATATGTGTCTGCCAATATATGGGCTAATCGCTTCATAAGCTTTCGATTGATCGTGAAACAAATTCCTAACGTGTTAGATAATATCATGCACAACAAACATTCCGTTCTCCATCACAAGTCTATTATACATAGCTCCATTTGCTTCatcgaatgtgtgtgtatgtggcttTTGTGTTCATAGTTCTAACTAATTCATGTACGGTTGATTATTTGTTCGTAGTGTTGAAAGTGTTGGTGTTTCCTTTAATGAATGTACACTATTGTAAAGTAAAGTTTAAACAACCCCTTTTGCCCTGCTACACACATAAGCTTTTAATCACAATTTGATGGTAAGAACGATCCTTACCGCAACAATCCAACTTATTCCACCAaaacgaaaatgaagcattgcACCAACTTaagatgaagaaaacaacacacctAACTCTAagcgtttcgttttgttaGTTTACTTTAActattgcttttttgttgacgtttttcttcttcttcttctcgatCTGCACACAACGATTGGgtaagtgagtgtgtgtgattaGTGTTGGATGGATGTTGTACCGTCAAGGAGGAAGTAACAACAAACCGA contains:
- the LOC120898653 gene encoding UDP-glycosyltransferase UGT5-like, with product MHLLPLVCLVAATALPTTLGSRILSVNVFPGRSHWMMISSILEELLDRGHEVTVITNYPRKSAHPNLTEIVISPIYDFWGKSVKVDSLYDLTDISVHQMLMDFLYPLGLQTAEYAFTRDNVMEFLRNDKTQFDLLLAEQFYQEAYLMLAHKYKVPIVSIGTFGFAQYMGPMMGLMNAWSHVPHEFLPFTDHMSLYERAYNSFVSSYELLLRSWYYLPEQQAMADKYFSFLPGPLPRLSDLERQVSVILLNSYPPLTSTRAKVPGLVQVGGLHIKPPKRLPDDLQTFIDGATDGVIYFSLGTNLRSADMPPEKLSIILKVFGALKQRVVWKFEDERIRNLPPNVLVRSWLPQSDILGHRNVKVFITHGGLLGTQEGVHRAVPMVGIPIYCDQHLNMNKATLGGYAVKLYFPNITEESFRWALEEVLYNPSYKKNVDKVSQIFRDRPVPALEESVYWIEYVMRYKGAPQLRSAGLDLPWVSFALLDVVGLLVIGLIGGVLLVRRAVSNLLGGKRKSKRKNE